The following proteins come from a genomic window of Corynebacterium sp. P4-C1:
- a CDS encoding trimeric intracellular cation channel family protein produces MSVDQVDPLISSIYQWMDVSGVLLMGVIGGTLARQRGYDIVGFFFIAMLSALGGGMLRDVLINQGTVAAMRQPEYLILAFTGALIARFTYFKGRAWEFLQSHGDALVSALWAATGASKAIQYGLPVLPTIMMGVFTATGGSMIRDVVTGREPAVFGGNQPTVLPAVACAVIVLVGNATGLLALSMVLGPITSYAMFLFGYYGNWRVSQDPDFAPVNATVNATATQVVSLARKAEDRSRAVARGLEPKSVRTWRHRQMEKALQRRIEKEIRRGKQPAEAFSEADEFLTEFTNQFPAIDSEMLAAAEAEKQAQEENLLEGIGVDLAGDSYDDDAHTTVEPDPAETEAMHADMLDIILSDAALTDELIERLAERYKNKDS; encoded by the coding sequence ATGTCAGTGGACCAGGTCGACCCGCTCATCAGCTCCATCTACCAATGGATGGACGTATCCGGAGTCTTGCTGATGGGCGTCATCGGCGGCACCTTGGCGCGCCAGCGCGGCTACGACATCGTGGGATTCTTCTTCATCGCCATGCTTTCGGCGCTCGGTGGAGGCATGCTCCGCGATGTCCTCATCAACCAGGGCACCGTCGCCGCAATGCGCCAACCCGAATACCTGATTCTCGCTTTCACCGGCGCCCTGATCGCCCGGTTCACCTACTTCAAGGGCCGCGCGTGGGAGTTCCTACAGTCCCACGGCGACGCCCTCGTTTCCGCGCTGTGGGCCGCTACCGGTGCGTCCAAGGCCATCCAGTACGGGTTGCCCGTTCTTCCTACGATCATGATGGGCGTGTTCACCGCTACTGGCGGGAGCATGATCCGCGACGTTGTCACCGGCCGTGAACCCGCCGTGTTCGGCGGCAACCAGCCCACCGTGCTTCCGGCGGTGGCGTGCGCAGTAATCGTGCTCGTAGGTAACGCAACCGGACTTCTCGCCCTATCCATGGTGCTGGGGCCCATCACCAGTTACGCGATGTTCCTATTCGGCTACTACGGCAACTGGCGTGTCAGCCAGGACCCGGACTTCGCGCCCGTGAATGCCACCGTCAACGCGACAGCCACACAAGTAGTGTCCCTCGCGCGAAAAGCCGAAGACCGCTCCCGGGCGGTTGCCCGAGGTTTGGAACCCAAGAGCGTGCGCACCTGGCGGCACCGCCAGATGGAGAAAGCGCTCCAGCGCCGCATTGAGAAGGAGATCCGCAGGGGAAAACAGCCGGCCGAGGCGTTCAGCGAGGCCGACGAGTTTCTCACGGAGTTCACCAACCAGTTCCCCGCCATCGATTCTGAAATGCTCGCCGCGGCCGAGGCGGAAAAGCAGGCCCAGGAAGAAAACCTCTTAGAAGGCATCGGTGTCGACTTGGCCGGCGACTCCTACGACGATGATGCCCACACCACCGTCGAACCCGACCCAGCCGAAACCGAAGCGATGCACGCCGACATGCTCGACATCATTCTTTCGGATGCCGCGCTCACCGATGAACTCATCGAGCGCCTCGCCGAACGCTACAAGAACAAGGATTCCTAA
- a CDS encoding HNH endonuclease signature motif containing protein gives MNDFDAFITTLADPLTILAGFDRQAATRAGIKPATVTEWNTLHRIYFGPTRFRKKQRQAVAIARDTKKTFDQLALIEHRTAKISDPAEKWALRVALLSVRGNYETLKRQARQIVPDRDDRPAPAATVRFTGSRKNMRTCTITGDEHTMAALEYALRRGVAPDRAAGPQMYEAFVDVIAADGDGNSSSGGVGVSVARPMVLIALPDYTKILAGEGDDVVLGLSNGTTMTGAQYLNEVHGAQLGVGLFAPEAGAVNLYREQRLANAKQRDLARLMLTTCPVPGCRHAADNCEVHHVTAWSQGGETNMANLSVLCRYHNRTNDDDPKHRHRGRIVIRAATPTWVSPGGVAVKNDRHPYGAMHQLFGA, from the coding sequence ATGAACGATTTCGACGCATTCATCACGACGTTGGCTGACCCTTTGACCATTTTGGCGGGTTTTGACCGTCAGGCAGCGACGCGTGCCGGAATCAAGCCCGCTACCGTCACCGAGTGGAATACCCTCCACCGGATTTATTTCGGGCCTACCCGGTTCAGGAAGAAGCAACGCCAAGCTGTGGCGATCGCCCGGGATACGAAGAAGACTTTCGACCAGCTGGCACTGATCGAGCACCGGACGGCGAAGATCTCTGACCCGGCTGAGAAGTGGGCGCTTCGTGTGGCCCTGTTGTCGGTGCGGGGTAACTACGAGACGTTGAAGCGTCAGGCACGCCAGATTGTTCCGGATCGTGACGATCGGCCTGCCCCTGCTGCCACGGTCCGGTTTACCGGGTCACGCAAGAATATGCGCACCTGCACTATCACAGGTGATGAGCACACTATGGCGGCTCTTGAGTACGCGCTGCGCCGTGGTGTTGCACCGGATCGTGCGGCGGGCCCGCAGATGTATGAGGCATTCGTCGATGTGATCGCTGCCGACGGTGACGGCAACAGCAGCAGTGGTGGTGTGGGGGTGTCTGTGGCGCGGCCGATGGTGCTGATTGCTTTGCCTGACTACACCAAGATCCTCGCTGGTGAGGGTGATGACGTTGTGTTGGGGTTGAGCAATGGCACCACGATGACAGGGGCGCAGTATCTCAACGAGGTCCACGGTGCGCAACTTGGTGTCGGTTTGTTCGCCCCGGAGGCTGGTGCGGTCAACCTGTACCGGGAGCAGCGTTTGGCTAATGCCAAGCAGAGGGATTTGGCCCGCTTGATGCTTACGACGTGTCCGGTGCCGGGGTGCCGGCATGCGGCGGATAATTGCGAGGTTCACCACGTCACTGCGTGGTCGCAGGGTGGGGAGACGAATATGGCGAATTTGAGTGTTTTGTGCCGGTATCACAACCGCACCAACGATGATGACCCGAAGCACAGGCACCGGGGGCGAATAGTGATCAGGGCGGCGACCCCGACGTGGGTGTCCCCGGGCGGGGTAGCAGTGAAAAACGACCGGCACCCCTACGGGGCAATGCACCAACTCTTCGGGGCATAA
- the coaE gene encoding dephospho-CoA kinase codes for MKKIGLTGGIGSGKSTVAKLLADAGFAIVDADKIAREIMEPGSPVLDDVAAAFGDDLIRADGSLDRGELARRAFVDKRATEKLNSITHPAIRAESERRFAAAEAAGEPAVVYDMPLLVELGMNRDMDLTIVVDVDAEERVRRLTSSRGLDEADARARIAQQIDAAERNAAADVIIDNNGDLSALKPQVDALVERLRA; via the coding sequence ATGAAGAAAATCGGTCTGACAGGGGGAATCGGGAGCGGTAAGTCGACCGTCGCCAAGCTGCTCGCCGACGCCGGGTTCGCAATCGTCGACGCCGACAAGATCGCCCGGGAGATCATGGAGCCGGGTTCCCCCGTGCTCGACGACGTCGCAGCCGCATTCGGCGACGATCTTATCCGGGCAGACGGGTCGCTGGACAGGGGCGAGTTGGCGCGGAGGGCGTTCGTCGATAAGCGAGCGACTGAAAAGCTGAACTCGATCACCCACCCTGCGATCCGCGCGGAGTCCGAGCGCCGGTTCGCGGCCGCCGAAGCCGCCGGCGAGCCGGCCGTGGTCTACGACATGCCGCTGCTCGTCGAGCTCGGAATGAACCGCGACATGGACCTCACCATCGTCGTGGATGTCGACGCCGAGGAACGCGTCCGGCGCCTCACCTCCTCCCGCGGCCTCGATGAAGCTGATGCCCGCGCCCGCATTGCCCAGCAGATCGACGCTGCGGAGCGCAACGCCGCCGCCGATGTCATCATCGACAACAACGGCGACCTATCCGCCTTGAAACCACAGGTCGACGCCTTAGTCGAGCGGCTGCGCGCCTGA
- a CDS encoding excinuclease ABC subunit UvrA — MSEKQQGRDDAHDAIVVTGAKENNLRDVSVSIPKRRLTVFAGVSDSGKSSLVFDTVAAESQRLINETYSTFVQGFMPSMARPDVVGLEGVTAAIVVDQSALGANVRSTVGTATDVTPLLRVLFSRIAEPHAGGPGAYSFNVPSVSGGGVLTDATGKKTVRKNYTRTGGMCPSCAGTGRTAQFDEAEVVDDALSLDDGAILAPGFKPGSWQLRAYSESGKYPTDVPVGRFTAEQRHALLYGEQEKVQYLGFNTTYQGLIPKLEGSLLSKEKEGLQKAAREFVERAVTQVECPACGGTRLAPHALESTINGKNIADLCDMEISDLAAWFGTVDAPEVAPLVVQIREALANFVAIGLGYIALDRPSSTLSGGEAQRVKMIRHLGSALSDVTYVFDEPTAGLHAADIDRLNDLLLALRDKGNTVLVVEHRPQTIEIADHVIEMGPGAGAEGGQVVFEGGVDKLRGAGTRTGESLALGVELKDEPREPSGWLKIRGADENNLAGIDVDIPTGVLTAVTGVAGSGKSSLLSALKATALLDDAVWVDQSPISGSRRSNPATFTGALDPIRKAFAKVSGEPASMFSPNSDGACQHCKGAGVVYVDLGLMQGVDVPCEVCEGRRFDDAVLVHTLGGKNIAEVLAMPAAQAQPFLKENKVTAAAKICGHLVDVGLGYVTLGQPLTTLSGGERQRLKLAASLKKPAPAYVLDEPTHGLHLTDSARLVELFDRLVDGGTSVIVVEHNLAVVARADYIVDLGPGAGSAGGQVVACGTARAVADKHSETGSVTGRYLAGAGTSAS, encoded by the coding sequence GTGAGTGAAAAGCAGCAAGGGCGCGACGACGCCCACGACGCGATTGTCGTCACCGGCGCGAAAGAGAACAATCTCCGCGATGTCTCCGTCTCTATTCCGAAACGCCGTTTGACGGTGTTCGCCGGGGTGTCTGATTCGGGCAAGTCGTCGCTGGTCTTCGACACGGTCGCGGCGGAATCACAGCGTCTGATCAACGAGACGTACTCGACGTTCGTGCAGGGGTTCATGCCGTCGATGGCGCGCCCCGATGTGGTGGGGTTGGAGGGCGTGACCGCGGCGATCGTGGTGGACCAGTCCGCGTTGGGCGCGAACGTCCGCTCCACGGTGGGCACGGCCACGGATGTCACTCCCCTGCTGCGCGTGCTGTTTTCGCGCATTGCGGAGCCACACGCGGGTGGCCCGGGCGCGTATTCATTCAATGTGCCAAGCGTGTCCGGTGGCGGCGTGCTGACGGATGCCACGGGCAAGAAGACGGTGCGCAAGAACTACACCCGCACCGGCGGGATGTGCCCGTCGTGCGCGGGTACGGGACGCACCGCGCAATTCGACGAGGCGGAGGTCGTCGACGACGCGCTTTCGCTTGACGACGGCGCCATCCTCGCCCCCGGCTTCAAGCCCGGTTCCTGGCAGTTGCGCGCCTACTCCGAATCCGGCAAATACCCCACGGACGTCCCAGTCGGTCGGTTCACGGCGGAGCAGCGCCATGCGCTTCTCTACGGCGAGCAGGAGAAAGTCCAGTACCTCGGGTTCAACACCACCTACCAGGGCCTCATCCCCAAGCTCGAGGGGTCGCTTTTGAGCAAGGAGAAAGAAGGCCTCCAGAAAGCGGCCCGTGAGTTCGTCGAGAGGGCTGTCACGCAGGTGGAGTGTCCGGCATGCGGCGGCACCCGCTTGGCGCCGCACGCGTTGGAGTCCACGATCAATGGCAAGAATATCGCCGACCTCTGCGACATGGAGATCAGCGATCTGGCGGCGTGGTTTGGCACGGTGGATGCGCCGGAAGTGGCGCCTCTGGTGGTGCAGATACGCGAAGCTTTGGCGAATTTCGTGGCGATCGGGCTCGGCTATATCGCGCTCGACCGGCCGAGCTCGACGCTCTCCGGTGGTGAAGCGCAGCGCGTGAAGATGATCCGCCATTTGGGTTCAGCGCTGTCGGACGTGACTTACGTGTTCGACGAACCGACCGCGGGCCTGCACGCTGCCGATATCGATCGGCTCAACGACCTGTTGCTCGCGCTGCGCGACAAAGGCAACACGGTGCTCGTGGTGGAGCACCGCCCGCAGACGATCGAGATTGCGGACCATGTCATCGAGATGGGGCCGGGCGCTGGTGCGGAGGGTGGCCAGGTGGTGTTCGAGGGAGGTGTCGATAAGCTGCGCGGAGCTGGGACCAGGACCGGTGAGAGTCTCGCACTCGGTGTGGAGCTCAAGGACGAGCCGCGTGAACCGTCGGGGTGGTTGAAGATCCGTGGGGCGGACGAGAACAACCTCGCCGGAATCGACGTCGACATTCCCACCGGCGTCCTCACCGCCGTCACTGGCGTGGCGGGATCCGGCAAGTCCTCGTTGCTCAGCGCACTGAAAGCAACGGCGCTTCTCGACGATGCCGTCTGGGTCGACCAGTCCCCCATCTCCGGCTCCCGGCGCTCCAACCCGGCGACGTTCACCGGCGCGCTCGACCCGATCCGCAAGGCGTTCGCCAAAGTGTCGGGCGAGCCCGCATCAATGTTCTCCCCGAACTCCGACGGCGCCTGCCAGCACTGCAAGGGCGCGGGCGTGGTCTATGTGGACCTCGGGCTCATGCAGGGTGTCGACGTTCCGTGCGAAGTGTGCGAGGGCAGGCGTTTCGACGACGCCGTGCTGGTGCACACCCTCGGCGGCAAGAATATCGCCGAGGTCCTGGCCATGCCCGCGGCACAAGCGCAGCCGTTCCTGAAGGAGAACAAGGTGACGGCGGCGGCGAAGATCTGCGGCCACTTGGTCGACGTGGGCCTCGGCTACGTCACGCTGGGTCAGCCGCTGACCACGCTGTCGGGCGGCGAACGCCAACGCCTCAAGCTCGCCGCCAGTCTTAAGAAGCCCGCCCCGGCCTATGTGCTCGATGAGCCGACGCACGGTCTCCACTTGACGGATTCGGCGCGCCTAGTGGAGCTCTTCGATCGGCTTGTCGACGGCGGCACCAGCGTCATCGTCGTCGAGCATAACCTCGCGGTCGTCGCACGGGCCGACTACATCGTCGACCTCGGACCCGGGGCAGGATCTGCCGGCGGGCAGGTGGTGGCGTGCGGGACTGCGAGGGCTGTCGCAGATAAGCACAGCGAGACCGGCTCCGTGACTGGGCGCTACCTGGCCGGCGCTGGCACGTCTGCTTCCTAG
- the polA gene encoding DNA polymerase I, translating into MAFRAFYALPAENFSTSGGQHTNAVYGFLSMFSNILAEEQPTHVAVAFDIGRQTFRTERFPEYKAQRAAAPEEFKGQVPLIQDVLGDLSIVTLTKENYEADDILATLTTQAQDDYEVVIVTGDRDYLQLVNDKVTVLYPTRGVSTLTRFTPEEVEKKYGLTPAQYPDFAALRGDPSDNLPNIPGVGEKTATKWIVQYGDLNSLIEHAEEIKGKAGIAFRERIEQVQLNRELTQMVRDLELPVGPDELELKPADVTAVATAFDDLEFGVNLRERVLAAVPTDGAAPESQTEELPELTVDDEPLDTWLAAREDQGMAVFIRGDATPAGGDAWAVGIVDKQRHGISKNMGDLAPDEDAALKAWLESDAPKYLHSAKAAWHMLRGRGITLHSIAHDTAIAAYLLRPGQRTYDLADVYQRHLQRQLSTSSDQLSLLDDDTADLDSAAAILELSAALTEELRAIDSFELYADLELPLSTILAQMEETGIAVDTDVLEEQLADISQKVADAENTARTLVDEPDLNLSSPKQLSVVLFDKLELPKTKKTKTGYSTAAKEIESLAAKNPHPFLDQLLAHREWQKLKSTIEGLIKTVHDDGRIHTTFNQTVASTGRLSSTDPNLQNIPVRTEAGRRIRSAFTVGDGYECLLTADYSQIEMRVMAHLSEDPGLIEAYKEGEDLHNFVGSRVFDVPIDEVTPELRRRVKAMSYGLVYGLSAFGLSNQLGISAGEAKKIMEAYFERFGGVKRYLDDVVEQARRDGYTSTVFGRRRYLPELTSDNRVARENAERAALNAPIQGTAADIIKVAMIRVDAALTDDSAQLASRVLLQVHDELVVEVAPGELERVRAIVEEEMDRAISLRVPLEVSAGTGANWDEAAH; encoded by the coding sequence ATGGCTTTCCGAGCTTTCTACGCCCTGCCGGCGGAGAATTTCTCCACCTCCGGCGGGCAGCACACGAATGCGGTGTACGGCTTTTTGTCGATGTTCTCCAACATTCTCGCCGAGGAGCAGCCGACGCACGTCGCCGTCGCCTTCGACATCGGGAGGCAGACGTTCCGCACCGAGCGGTTCCCGGAATACAAGGCGCAGCGCGCGGCGGCGCCGGAGGAATTCAAGGGCCAGGTGCCGCTCATCCAGGACGTGCTGGGGGATTTGAGCATCGTCACCCTGACCAAGGAGAACTACGAGGCCGACGACATCCTGGCCACGCTCACGACCCAGGCGCAGGACGACTACGAGGTGGTCATCGTCACCGGTGACCGCGATTACCTGCAGCTGGTCAACGATAAGGTCACGGTGCTGTACCCGACGCGCGGCGTGTCGACGTTGACGCGTTTCACTCCGGAAGAAGTGGAGAAGAAATACGGGCTCACCCCGGCGCAGTACCCGGACTTCGCGGCATTGCGCGGTGACCCGTCGGATAACCTGCCGAATATTCCGGGCGTGGGGGAGAAGACGGCCACCAAGTGGATCGTCCAGTACGGAGACTTGAACAGCCTCATCGAGCACGCCGAGGAGATCAAGGGCAAGGCCGGCATCGCCTTCCGCGAGCGCATCGAGCAAGTCCAGCTCAACCGCGAGCTCACCCAGATGGTGCGCGACCTCGAGCTGCCCGTCGGCCCGGACGAGCTCGAACTCAAGCCCGCGGACGTCACTGCGGTGGCGACGGCTTTCGACGACCTCGAGTTCGGCGTCAACCTGCGCGAGCGCGTCCTCGCCGCCGTGCCCACCGACGGCGCCGCGCCCGAGTCGCAGACAGAGGAACTCCCGGAGCTCACCGTCGACGATGAACCGCTCGACACCTGGCTCGCCGCGCGCGAAGACCAGGGCATGGCCGTCTTCATCCGGGGCGACGCCACGCCGGCGGGAGGGGACGCGTGGGCGGTGGGGATCGTCGATAAGCAACGTCACGGCATCTCGAAGAACATGGGCGACCTCGCGCCCGACGAGGACGCCGCACTCAAGGCCTGGCTCGAATCCGACGCGCCGAAATACCTCCACAGCGCGAAAGCCGCCTGGCACATGCTGCGCGGCCGCGGGATCACCCTGCACAGCATCGCCCATGACACCGCGATCGCCGCGTACCTTCTCCGTCCCGGCCAGCGCACATACGACCTCGCCGACGTCTACCAGCGGCACCTCCAACGCCAGCTTTCGACGTCCAGCGACCAGCTGAGCCTGCTTGACGACGACACCGCAGACCTCGACTCCGCCGCCGCCATCCTCGAACTCTCCGCGGCCCTGACCGAAGAACTGCGGGCGATCGACTCCTTCGAGCTCTACGCCGACCTCGAACTGCCGCTTTCTACCATCCTCGCGCAGATGGAGGAGACCGGAATCGCCGTCGACACAGACGTGCTCGAAGAGCAGCTCGCCGACATCTCGCAGAAGGTCGCCGACGCCGAGAACACCGCGCGCACGCTTGTCGACGAACCCGACCTCAACCTCTCGTCCCCCAAGCAGCTCTCCGTCGTCCTCTTCGACAAGCTCGAACTGCCCAAGACGAAGAAGACCAAGACCGGCTATTCCACCGCCGCCAAAGAAATCGAGTCGCTCGCGGCGAAGAACCCGCACCCGTTCCTCGACCAGCTGCTCGCGCATCGCGAATGGCAGAAGCTCAAGTCCACCATTGAAGGGCTGATCAAGACCGTTCACGACGACGGGCGCATCCACACCACCTTCAACCAGACCGTCGCCTCCACCGGCCGCCTAAGCTCCACCGACCCGAACCTGCAGAACATCCCGGTGCGCACCGAAGCCGGTCGCCGCATCCGCTCCGCATTCACCGTGGGCGACGGCTACGAATGCCTGCTGACCGCCGACTACTCCCAAATCGAGATGCGCGTCATGGCGCACCTGTCCGAAGACCCCGGCCTCATCGAGGCGTACAAAGAAGGAGAGGACCTGCACAACTTCGTCGGCTCCCGCGTCTTTGACGTGCCCATAGACGAAGTCACCCCCGAACTCCGCCGCCGCGTCAAAGCGATGAGCTACGGGCTCGTCTACGGCCTGAGCGCCTTCGGCCTGTCCAACCAGCTGGGCATCTCCGCCGGCGAGGCCAAAAAGATCATGGAGGCGTATTTCGAGCGCTTCGGTGGAGTCAAGCGCTACCTCGACGACGTTGTCGAGCAGGCCCGCCGCGACGGGTACACCTCCACTGTCTTCGGGCGCCGCCGCTACCTGCCGGAGCTCACCTCCGACAACCGCGTCGCCCGCGAGAACGCCGAACGCGCCGCCCTCAACGCGCCGATTCAGGGCACCGCCGCCGACATCATCAAGGTCGCCATGATCCGCGTCGACGCCGCGCTTACCGACGACTCCGCTCAGCTCGCATCCCGTGTCCTGCTCCAGGTCCACGACGAACTCGTCGTCGAAGTCGCCCCCGGCGAACTTGAGCGTGTCCGGGCCATCGTCGAGGAAGAAATGGACCGCGCCATCAGCTTGCGCGTGCCCCTCGAAGTCTCCGCCGGAACCGGCGCGAACTGGGACGAAGCAGCACATTAG
- the rpsA gene encoding 30S ribosomal protein S1 has product MPTSTTPQVAINDIGNAEDFLAAVDATIKYFNDGDIVTGTVVKVDHDEVLLDIGYKTEGVIPTRELSIKHDVDPDEVVEIGDEIDALVLTKEDKEGRLLLSKKRAQYERAWGTIEELQKNDQPVTGTVIEVVKGGLILDIGLRGFLPASLVEMRRVRDLDPYIGQELEAKIIELDKHRNNVVLSRRAYLEETQSAVRSDFLHQLEKGQVRKGVVSSIVNFGAFVDLGGVDGLVHVSELSWKHIDHPSEVVTVGDEVTVEVLDVDLDRERVSLSLKATQEDPWRVFARTHAVGQIVPGKVTKLVPFGAFVRVEEGIEGLVHISELAQRHVEVPDQVVNVGEEVMVKVIDIDLDRRRISLSLKQADQDYSEEFDPSRYGMADSYDEQGNYIFPEGFDPETNEWMEGYDEARQEWEARYAEAARLHEAHTAQIERHRAAAAEAEAAGEGETNYSSTSGEAAAPAAPSAGEAEQGGSLASDEQLAALREKLAGN; this is encoded by the coding sequence ATGCCCACTTCTACAACCCCGCAGGTTGCCATCAACGACATTGGCAACGCTGAGGATTTTCTCGCCGCAGTTGACGCCACCATCAAGTACTTCAACGATGGGGATATCGTCACCGGCACCGTCGTCAAGGTCGACCACGACGAGGTCCTCCTCGACATCGGCTACAAGACCGAAGGCGTCATCCCGACCCGCGAGCTTTCCATCAAGCACGACGTCGACCCGGACGAGGTCGTCGAAATCGGCGATGAGATCGACGCACTTGTCCTGACCAAGGAGGACAAGGAAGGTCGTCTGCTTCTGTCCAAGAAGCGTGCGCAGTACGAGCGTGCCTGGGGCACCATCGAAGAGCTGCAGAAGAACGACCAGCCGGTCACCGGTACCGTCATCGAGGTCGTCAAGGGTGGTCTCATCCTCGACATCGGCCTCCGCGGCTTCCTGCCGGCATCCCTCGTCGAGATGCGCCGCGTCCGCGACCTGGACCCGTACATCGGCCAGGAGCTCGAGGCGAAGATCATCGAGCTGGACAAGCACCGCAACAACGTCGTGCTGTCCCGCCGCGCATACCTCGAAGAGACCCAGTCCGCAGTCCGCTCCGACTTCCTCCACCAGCTGGAGAAGGGGCAGGTCCGCAAGGGTGTCGTTTCCTCCATCGTCAACTTCGGCGCATTCGTCGACCTTGGCGGCGTTGACGGCCTGGTCCACGTGTCCGAGCTGTCCTGGAAGCACATCGACCACCCGTCCGAGGTTGTCACCGTCGGCGACGAGGTCACCGTCGAGGTTCTCGACGTCGATCTCGACCGCGAGCGCGTTTCCCTGTCGCTGAAGGCGACCCAGGAGGATCCGTGGCGCGTCTTTGCCCGCACCCACGCTGTGGGCCAGATCGTTCCGGGCAAGGTCACCAAGCTCGTCCCGTTCGGCGCGTTCGTCCGCGTCGAGGAGGGCATCGAGGGCCTTGTCCACATCTCCGAGCTGGCTCAGCGCCACGTCGAGGTGCCGGACCAGGTCGTCAACGTCGGCGAGGAGGTCATGGTCAAGGTCATCGACATCGACCTCGACCGTCGCCGCATCTCCCTGTCCCTCAAGCAGGCCGACCAGGACTACTCCGAGGAGTTCGATCCGTCCCGCTACGGCATGGCCGACTCCTACGATGAGCAGGGCAACTACATCTTCCCGGAGGGCTTCGACCCGGAGACCAACGAGTGGATGGAAGGTTACGACGAGGCTCGCCAGGAGTGGGAGGCCCGCTACGCCGAGGCTGCCCGCCTGCACGAGGCACACACCGCTCAGATCGAGCGTCACCGCGCTGCCGCCGCAGAGGCAGAGGCAGCCGGCGAGGGCGAGACCAACTACAGCTCCACCTCCGGCGAGGCTGCAGCTCCGGCAGCTCCGTCCGCTGGTGAGGCTGAGCAGGGTGGCTCCCTCGCCTCCGACGAGCAGCTCGCGGCTCTGCGCGAGAAGCTCGCAGGCAACTAA
- a CDS encoding DUF4259 domain-containing protein encodes MGTWDIGPFDNDPAVDAVAALADGSFRMDQFRFDCGRGPLGTDDAESVIALAAVLNGHVPCPSQKAALDFPFSLDDRRWIRRRANQALLPGTSELYDLWEDAGELENWLAETKKYVA; translated from the coding sequence ATGGGAACGTGGGACATCGGGCCGTTCGACAACGACCCGGCAGTGGACGCCGTCGCAGCGCTTGCCGACGGCTCCTTCCGCATGGACCAGTTCCGCTTCGACTGCGGCCGCGGCCCCCTTGGCACCGACGATGCCGAATCCGTGATCGCCTTGGCCGCCGTACTCAACGGCCACGTGCCCTGCCCCTCCCAGAAAGCGGCCCTCGACTTCCCCTTTTCGTTGGACGACCGGCGCTGGATCCGCCGCCGCGCCAACCAAGCCCTCCTCCCCGGCACGTCCGAGCTGTACGACCTGTGGGAAGATGCTGGCGAACTGGAGAACTGGCTCGCTGAGACCAAGAAATACGTCGCGTAG
- a CDS encoding IS3 family transposase (programmed frameshift) yields MPRKYSDEFKAKAVRLAEDLVELEGCSKWGAAVEIGEKLGIPAHTLNDWLKPNMVSSDVEIGAGESTADELKRLRKEIKELRRANEILKTAFSFFRGGTRPSHQKMIEYIDAYRDRFGVEAICRTLKKTECGFITSRGYRAAKTRAPSARSLSDALLIPELVRVYEDNFSVYGIRKMWKAMQRAGWNIGRDQTARLMKQAGIYGRRRGRTPMTTLRANVPDCRPDLVNRDFTAPAPHRLWVADITYVRTLSGFAYTAFITDVYSRKIVGVATRASMRTDELPLEAFEHALYHAGDLRSEGLVHHSDRGSQYVSIRYGEALAQAGIDPSVGTVGDSYDNALAETVNGLYKTELIYPHRPWASVGEVEIATLRWVHWWNNQRLHQSLGYITPQEMEDAYYQRSGAQTLGVK; encoded by the exons ATGCCAAGGAAGTACAGTGACGAGTTCAAGGCCAAGGCAGTGCGTTTGGCTGAGGACCTCGTTGAGCTCGAAGGGTGTTCGAAATGGGGTGCAGCCGTAGAGATCGGTGAAAAGCTCGGCATTCCAGCGCACACGCTCAACGATTGGCTGAAGCCGAATATGGTCTCATCCGATGTTGAGATTGGCGCCGGCGAGTCAACGGCTGACGAACTGAAGCGGCTGCGGAAAGAGATTAAGGAGCTACGCAGGGCTAATGAGATCTTGAAAACCGCGT TCAGCTTTTTTCGCGGCGGAACTCGACCGTCCCACCAGAAGATGATCGAATACATCGATGCGTATCGCGATCGCTTCGGGGTCGAGGCTATCTGTCGCACATTGAAAAAGACAGAATGTGGGTTCATCACCTCTCGCGGTTACCGAGCAGCGAAAACACGAGCACCGTCGGCGAGAAGTTTGTCAGATGCGCTGCTTATTCCTGAATTGGTGAGGGTCTACGAGGACAACTTCAGCGTCTACGGGATCCGCAAGATGTGGAAGGCCATGCAGCGCGCCGGCTGGAACATCGGTCGTGATCAGACCGCGCGTTTGATGAAGCAAGCTGGCATTTACGGCCGCAGGCGTGGCCGCACACCGATGACAACGCTTCGGGCCAACGTGCCAGATTGCCGCCCTGACCTGGTCAACCGTGATTTCACTGCCCCCGCACCGCACCGGTTGTGGGTCGCTGACATTACCTATGTACGCACCTTGTCTGGTTTTGCCTACACCGCGTTTATCACCGATGTGTACTCCAGAAAGATCGTCGGTGTCGCGACCCGGGCGAGCATGCGTACCGATGAACTGCCGCTGGAGGCCTTTGAGCACGCCCTGTATCACGCTGGTGATCTTCGCTCAGAAGGGCTTGTCCACCACAGTGACCGCGGCTCGCAGTATGTGTCGATCCGTTACGGTGAAGCGCTCGCCCAGGCCGGTATCGATCCGTCTGTCGGCACCGTTGGCGACTCCTATGACAACGCGTTGGCTGAAACGGTCAACGGGCTCTACAAAACAGAGCTGATTTATCCCCACCGGCCGTGGGCATCGGTCGGTGAAGTCGAGATTGCCACCCTTCGCTGGGTGCACTGGTGGAACAACCAGCGACTTCATCAATCCCTAGGATATATCACTCCACAGGAGATGGAGGACGCTTACTATCAACGATCAGGCGCTCAAACGTTGGGCGTTAAATAA